Below is a window of Chiloscyllium punctatum isolate Juve2018m chromosome 52, sChiPun1.3, whole genome shotgun sequence DNA.
gtggattgaccatgctaaattggcccgaaaggttaggtgcattagtcagagggaaatgggtgggttactcttcggagggtgagtgtggacatgttgtgccgaaggacctgttttcacactgtagggaatctaatcaactgTACCATGACCTGTCCACTATTGTACTCAAtatcccatctgatgaaggaaagtatgcagtgtgccttcttgaccactctatcaaactgcattgccactttcaggatacaatggacctgaatacccagatctccgTACATCGATTTCCCCCAGTGCTTTTCCACTTACCAAAAAGTGTTCTTTTGATCTTCCACAttacatcacctcgcatttgactggattgaactccatttgtcattttcccctccaatctatctatattctgctgtattctctgacagtcctcttcactatctgctactccaccaatcttagagtcatctgcaaaacTTGCTAATCACCCCACCtattccttcctccaaatcattcctgTCCATAATATGTATTCAGTCCAGGCAAGTCATCTGCCCTGTAAGATGTCTGCAGTGAGGGTCTAGAACCTGGAGGCTGGAAttggaaagaaacagagagtcAGTTCAGGAATGAAACCAAAGTTTTCTTTACACAGAAAACGGTGAATCGTTGGAAATCTGTTTCCTGGAGTTTGTAGAAGGCCAGTCTTTGAGTATTGCTAAAGTCGAGATCAATTAACTTTTGATTGTCAATGATTGGAGAAGTGATGGAATATTGTGGATAAGAGATTTTGAACttcctgatcagccatgattgtactcAATGATTCATTGGGCTGATTGACTGTCTCTTGTTCCTGTTGTATGATGTTCTGAGACTCAAACTCAGTCTGACCCAGGTAATGAACATAGCTAATGACTGTGTTTCACGACAAAGGGATGttgctgtgtgttgtgtgtgtattcTGCTGTAATACTCATACACCACCAGATGATCAAATGGTGCCTGACACTGATCAGATTTGACATCCATCCATAAAAGAAACCGCCACCACTGAACCGTCAATCCCAAATCACTCTGGTATTGTATTGGTTATTGTGAGTGATATGGTGAACAGGATTGGACGTGTAGCACTGACCCTGTAAACAATCCCCCAAGATGACAGATGAGGCAGTCTCTGTTTGTTCACTCAGCAAGTCTGAGCAGGCACCTGCTCACACTGAAAGGTGGTCAGCTACCACCTATCGTGCTGAAGTCTGGTTGAGATTGAGAATTACTGTGAGCTGTGAGGGCAGGAGGAGCAAATTGAAGTCACTGACCATTCTCAATAAACCCAAGACTTTGCCCAAATTGAAAGTCACAAAGAAAGCAGGAAAGGCAAAGTTGGTGTAACTCGTAAACATGTGAACCCAAAGGCTCTTCTCAGAGCCATCCACATCTCTCAGGAAAGAGCTGAGCCCAGATCAAATGGTCCCTGTCGCGGCCTGTGTGAGTGCAGACATATCGTAGATATTAAATGATTTGCAAAACTCGATAGACACTTTCTTGCTGTGATTTACACCCAGTCCCTGTCGCACACTCTACAATaaatcaaaattaaaaatcacacaatgtcaggttttgtccaacaggtttatttggaaatacaagcatttggagcactgctctttcgtcaggtagctagtggggcaggatatgaggacacagaatttagagcaaaagatcATTGTGTCGTTCACTGCTGCgaagtattgaacaaacctggattgttgtaAAGGTGGCCCCAGCGCACTAtagactctctcacactcgcaaACAAgtgcgcacagacacacacacactcgcaaagACCTTATCTCATGCACACGCTctgtctctgaaacacactcacacccatactTGCATTCACACGTATATCTTCCATCACAGTCATGCATACACTCTATCAagaacacacacgcactctctctctctctctctcactctgtctctgtgtatctctcacagtctctctctcacacacacacacatatatgaacgctctctctcactctgtctctcccacacatgcagacacacataagGCTGTTGGAGAATTTGGAGATATATCCTGTTTTGTTCAAACAGCACAATTTGTCGACAGGAAGTTCACGTGACGTTTTATCAACACCTACTTTGGAAATACAACCATTCTGACTCAAGGTTAGCATAcagccagactctaacctcacacctaaCTGCGGCAGGAACGGCTCTCTGAAAGCAATTTCTTCCAAAGAAACTTCTTAGACGTGAGGCTgctgtcgtgtgatttttaactttgttaaaGAAAGGCCGCGATTTGGGCGTTTAATTGTAACCCAGCTGCTTCGAAAAGCTCTGGGTTTTATTCTCTTTGAACATGAAGCTGTAGTTTGTTGGTTTTCTGCCGAGCATTGTGTTCCCTGCCCATTGTGGAGAAAAGCTTTAGTTCCAGATCCAGTTGGGGCTGCAGTTAGCTGGAGGCGGAGCTGCatgatctctctgtctgtcactccgTTTCCTGTTCAGAGCCgcctctcagtctctgtcaactCTTTCTCAGTCAGGTCGGGCCGGGCTGTATAAAAAAGGAAGGGGAGGCAGCTCGGCTCTCATTCAGCAGCGATTGGAGTGAAGAAGCGTGATGTCTGGAAGAGGCAAAGGAGGCAAAGGTCTGGGAAAAGGCGGAGCGAAGCGGCACCGTAAAGTGCTCCGTGATAACATCCAGGGCATCACCAAACCAGCCATCCGGCGCCTGGCTCGCCGTGGCGGGGTCAAGCGCATCTCGGGCTTGATCTACGAGGAGACCCGCGGGGTGCTGAAGGTTTTCCTGGAGAATGTGATCAGGGATGCGGTCACTTACACTGAGCACGCCAAGCGCAAGACGGTCACTGCCATGGATGTGGTGTACGCTCTGAAACGCCAGGGCCGCACTCTCTATGGATTCGGCGGCTGAGCAGGAAGTGACCCTTTTCCAACGGACCCAAAGGCTCTTTTCAGAGCCCCCTCCCCAAATCTTCCCATTGAGAGCGGAGACCTGAGGACGGGgagggtacagagggaggggatGCTGTTCTGCACCAGGTTATTGCACGTTTAATACATCACATCGCGATTGTTAATCCTGCCCAAACACTAATGTTATATATTGCAGTATTTGTATTTCATGCTTTGTGGGGATGATACTTTTGAGCTTTGATCTTTCCATCGGCCTGTTTCAATGTAAGTTATTAACATTAACACAACCCCACGTTGTAcggacaggtttatttggaaggctACAATGTCAATTGTGTTCAGGTTCACTGCAATTGATTTTAAAAAGATGTCCTTATGAAGACTGAGATCGGGTAACTTTGCCGAAGGACAGTGGGCCATGTTTCAGTATCTTTGTTTAAAGCGGCGCGGTTGTATAGCTTCATGAACAACCGTTTCCCGTTCAGTTTGTCCGGGCTGTTATAAAGGCCGCGTTTTCCTCCTGCCTGTTACAGACAGATCAGGCAGTGATCCCGCCTCCTGTCCGCCCTCACTGCTCACTGGAGTGTCAAATACTGCTCTAAAGTAGAAAAGTTTCTCTTCATTAGAGAGCCCCATGGTGTTTTGCTTCTTCATGTTGAATTTCATCTCCGGGTTGGTGAGGGTGAAATCGGCGGGCTTTTTGAAATTGTCCAAGTGAACCaatcagcctccaatgcttcttTTCCTGCCTTTCCTGCACCTTCCGGAGCGGTTTCTCAGTGAGCTGAGGGACGGCTCTATATCCAATCCCAGCTCTAGGGCGGGCTCTCCATTCCCTTCAAAAGGCAGCACTGCAGCAGCCTCAGCATTGACTGCACCagcctgtgggtgtgtgttacagagagttggAGAGAATGGCCCGAACCAAGCAGACAGCGCGCAAATCCACCGGAGGGAAAGCTCCCCGCAAGCAGCTGGCGACCAAAGCGGCCCGCAAGAGCGCTCCGGCCACGGGCGGAGTGAAGAAGCCTCATCGCTACAGGCCCGGCACGGTGGCTCTGCGGGAGATCCGCCGCTACCAGAAATCCACCGAGCTGCTGATCCGCAAACTGCCCTTCCAGCGGCTGGTGCGAGAGATCGCTCAGGACTTCAAGACCGACCTGCGCTTCCAGAGCTCGGCGGTGATGGCCCTGCAGGAGGCCAGCGAGGCTTACCTGGTGGGACTGTTTGAGGACACCAACCTGTGTGCCATCCACGCCAAGCGGGTCACCATCATGCCCAAAGACATCCAGCTGGCCCGCCGGATCCGGGGGGAGCGGGCCTAAAGGGAGCCTGACCGGCCCTGTACATTCACCCCCCAAAACAGAGACACAACGGCTCTTTTCAGAGCCACAAAACCATCCAGAGAGAGCAGGGATTCACGGGGCTGATTGTTCTCGTTACTCTATGGACAGGTAGAATATTGGGGCAGATTAGGGGGTGGGGGGCGTTGACAAGAGGCAATACTCACTGGCAGCGGCAGTGAATTTACAACTCATCAGATCTTCAGTGGTGCAGGATTTATTATGGTATTATAAAAATACATTCTTTGTGCGATTATAAACATGATTCATGATCAATGATCAAATCCCGGGCTCTACACATTAAAAGACAAAATTAATCGGCTAGCTGTCAGGGTCTCCTCTCTTTCCCAGATGCTGTGGGTGGCTCTTAAAAGAGCCTTTGGGTTGTCAGATTCGAGAATGGTCCCTTCACTTTTTAGCGGGCCCAGCAGCGGCGGATTTCTTGGGCAGCAGCACGGCCTGGATATTAGGCAGCACCCCGCCCTGAGCGATGGTCACCCCTCCCAGCAGCTTGTTGAGCTCCTCGTCGTTGCGCACGGCCAGCTGTAGGTGCCTGGGGATGATGCGGGTCTTCTTGTTGTCCCGGGCCGCGTTACCGGCCAACTCGAGGACTTCAGCCGCCAGATACTCGAGCACCGCAGCCAGATAGACCGGCGCTCCGGCACCCACACGGTCAGCATAGTTGCCCTTTCTCAGGAGTCTGTGAACACGGCCCACCGGGAACTGCAGGCCAGCCCGGGATGACCGAGACCTCGCCTTATTGCGGGCTTTGCCCCCACTGCCCTTTCCTCTTCCAGACATTGCCACAATCTCACAAGCACTGACCCAGAGAATGCTGCAATCCGCCCACATTGCGGCCTCTTATACCTTCGGTGGGGATTGGGGGGGCGCCCATTGCTGATTGGTCACATTGTTCACCATCTCCTAATGTTGGTTCAATTCCCAATCAGGTTTCTGCTTCATTCGCCAACCCGGAGAGGGCTCGGGGTGGTGGGAGGAACCTCCCAGCCCCACATCGTCAACCGCTTTCTTTCCAAATTGAAAAGCCCGCCAATTTAAAGAAAGGAAAATGTTTGAGATTGAGAAATCAGCTCCAAAATATTGAGGAAGTTTCACAAAGAATAATTCCTAATCCTATATGTTAATTTCCTTTCAGAATAACAATGTAGACTTTACAcggtctctgtctcccccatttGCCCACCCACATCTATCCTTTTCTGATCTTGACAATGGGTTTTTGAAGCTGAAACTAAACCGGCGAAACACTGCAGTCTGCAACTTGTCTTTTCACTTCACGTTTCAATTGCACCCACGACATGCTGACAAAACAGCACACAACGTTCTTCCGGCTCAGCGGACCAACTGGAAACACCGTTTTTAGATTCTGTTTTAAAGTCTTCCTCCCTTCTTGCTGGAGATTAGATTCAGCAAAAGCACCACAATTCCCATTTCAGTCCGACACCTGTCTTGGTGTTATCTCGGTTCACTTTGAAATCCTCTCACTGACAGCTGGAGGAATGCTTTTTATTGCAATTctgaaaaaaaatccattcaACCCGCGCAttggaaatgaaaataaaatgcaGATGTTCAAAGGCATCTGTCCGTGGGACTGAAAAATGTGGGCGCTTATGTTTTGTTTGCAAGGAGTGAAGTTAAATGTGAACAATCCACCTCGGCGTTTTAGTAACTTGAACAAATAAATGAGAAGTGACTCTGGGGTTTAATCTGCTGTCTCTCTACAGACAAGGGAGAAGTTGTTGATGAAGGCCTCACCCCGTCCACCCAACACCCCGCCTCAAGAATTTACAATTTCATTTACGAGTATTGCATTTCCATGTCGGGACTTCTGACATTTCtcagtttaatgtgaatgtctgtTAACCAACATCTGTTCGCATGTTATATCCATGTCACTCTGTAACTGTCGAGGCCTTATTTGGTGTTAACACAACATCTGTCCATTGAGGCTCTGGTCCTCTGTGTAACAGTCAATTACTGTTACTTCACGACGGGGTTTATtctgtctccatcaaacactgGTGGAAGTGGTCAAACTTTACACGGTTTGGAAATATTCCTGCATTTTGTGCCCATCTGTTCCTGGGACGTCCAGTATTTTTGTTCACTCTATTTCAGTTTTCACATATCTGTCAGTATGTTACTGGACAGTAACTCAAACCTTCTGAAGTGTAACTTCTTGTTTTACTGTACAGGGGTCAGTCATTGATGTAAGGATCTGTTTCAGGTCATATCTACAATTGGGCACATGACCGTCTTTGGGACAGTCTCAGACCTCCCACCCTCCAAACCCGTAAACTATGAATATCAACTTCTGCGAGTTTACATTGTGTTTGTATTTATAAATGCAGCACATTGTAGGAGGCAGACCTTATACAttgacatagagtcacagagatgtacagcatggaaacagacccttcggtccaacctgtccttgccgaccagatattccaacccaatctcggcccatctgccagcacctggtgtTCCACAGTGGTCAGTATTGGGGCGACTGTTggttgtaatatacataaatgatctagaagagggcatgttggtatgatcagcaagtttgtagatgacacaaaggttggtggagtgggagaaagcataagggactgtcagaaaatacaggaggatatacatAGAAtagagagttgggcggaaaagtggcagatggctttcaatccagacaaatgtgaggtgatgcatttaggcaagtctcaTTTTGGAGTGAATtacacaatgaatggaagagccttgggaaaaggtgCGAggcatgaagagagattgagtagtttaggtttattttcactggagaaaagcagattgaggggggacctgactgaggtttacaaaatcatgaagggtgtagacagggtggatagagacaggctttttcctagggtgaaggattcaataatgacaggtcatgctttcaaagtgagaggtggaatgtttaaggggatacacgcggcaagtacttcacacagagggtggtgggcatttggaatgtgttgccagtagagctggtagaggcaggcacggtagattcatttaagaagtgtctggacagatgcgtgagtaggtggggagcagagggatacagacacttaggaattgaccgacaggctTAGACACTACATTTGGATtgtctcaggcttggagggctgaagggcctgttcctgggctgtataattttctttgttcaatatccctccaaactcttcctatgtCATAAAATCCTTACATTGTGGAACAGCCATTTtaaccaacaaatccacaccgaacctctgaagaCCATTTcacccagactgatcccattgctctatccctgtaaccctgcattttcccatgACTTATGCACCTCACCTATTAATGcctgaacacaatggacaattgccaattcaccaaacttgtacgtctttggactgagagagaaaACTGCAACAATTAGCAGGAACACACTCAGTCAATTGACTGATGTCTTTTGTTTATCtgaagaaataaaaagaaaataatgttTCTTTTCTGCTTTATAGGGAAGAGCAGTCACTATCAatattatagagagcagcagttATACAGACATGGAGTCCTGcagtatggagacaggccctttggaccaaactggtccacgctgaccaaaatgtccatccacactaaccccatttccctgcacttggcccatatccttctcaacatttcctatccacgtatgtgtccaaatgccttttcactgTTATTATTGTTCCCAATACAATCACTTCAGCAGGGagctcattccacatgtgtaCTACTGACTGtgtaaaatgttgcccctcaggtttccttttattctCTCCCATCTTACCATAAAATGATGCCGTCTTGTCCTCGATTCCCAAACTCTGAGAAAATGGCTtactgcattcaccctatccatgcctctcatgatcttatactcctCGATAAGGTTTCCCACACTTTCCTACCATCTCAAGTAAAAAAGCCCTAGCTTGTCTGATCTCTCCCTAATGCCACCTTCTGCAATGTCACTGCTGTTGTTACACTTGTTATGTCAGTTTCTCGTCAATAGACAGTCGTATTATATTCTAACAATTTATTGCTTTGAATTTCATTCTGTCACTGGCAGTTCGTTGTTTTCAGTCTTGTTTTTACTGAGTTTCTGTCAAATCACACATGTGAGCAAGCAAATGTCTCAACATCTAAGTTTCTGATGAAATACATGGTTAATGTTTTTTAATGTCATGGAGACTTGTTATTAAATATGTCAGTATGTGATCTGTGAGTACACAGATATCAGGAAGTTACAGTAAAAATGTATGGAGAATGATGCTTCCTCTTTCTGTCATGCATTGTAGAGTATTTATGAGATGTTGAAGAGGTTTTAAGAAGAATGAATGATCT
It encodes the following:
- the LOC140470950 gene encoding histone H3; translated protein: MARTKQTARKSTGGKAPRKQLATKAARKSAPATGGVKKPHRYRPGTVALREIRRYQKSTELLIRKLPFQRLVREIAQDFKTDLRFQSSAVMALQEASEAYLVGLFEDTNLCAIHAKRVTIMPKDIQLARRIRGERA
- the LOC140470949 gene encoding histone H2A-like, encoding MWADCSILWVSACEIVAMSGRGKGSGGKARNKARSRSSRAGLQFPVGRVHRLLRKGNYADRVGAGAPVYLAAVLEYLAAEVLELAGNAARDNKKTRIIPRHLQLAVRNDEELNKLLGGVTIAQGGVLPNIQAVLLPKKSAAAGPAKK